From the genome of Pseudomonas sp. TMP9, one region includes:
- the rbbA gene encoding ribosome-associated ATPase/putative transporter RbbA → MSAVAATVAQLHDVSLQYGKICALDAISLEIPAQRMVGLIGPDGVGKSGLLALIAGARKIQSGQIEVLGGDMASRKHRRQVCPQIAYMPQGLGKNLYPTLSVIENLDFFGRLFGQADAERKTRIDELLRSTGLSPFGERPAGKLSGGMKQKLGLCCALIHDPDLLILDEPTTGVDPLSRNQFWALIERIRTQRPNMSVLVATAYMEEAERFDHLIAMDEGAVLATGSPTELLAKTECENLEQAFIALLPEAKRSGHTTLVIPPRPSGHQEVAIEARGLTMRFGDFVAVDNADFRIERGEIFGFLGSNGCGKTTTMKMLTGLLAASEGEALLFGQTVDAKDMATRKRVGYMSQSFSLYSELSVRQNLVLHAQLFHVPTEDIAARVKTMAERFSLGSVMEQLPERLPLGIRQRLSLAVAMIHQPEILILDEPTSGVDPIARDVFWQLMLNLSRNDGVTIFISTHFMNEALRCDRISLMHAGKVLDSGTPKELMAKRDLPTLEATFVAYLQDAVGEPEQPPAAEANAATPEQAAGSAKRKRFSLLRLFSYTRRETLELRRDPIRGSMALLGSLLLLFIIGYGISLDVEDLTYAVLDRDQTTTSQTYALNLAGSRYFLEQPPLHNYDELERRMRSGEISLAVEIPPNYGRDLKRGAVPQIGMWLDGAMPMRAETIKGYVMGLHASYLQELARKNSASSKSSLPTLEVRYRYNPDVESLNAMVPAVIPLLLMLIPAMLTALGVVREKELGSIINLYVTPVTRLEFLLGKQLPYIALGMLNFILLVIAAVFVFDVPLKGSLLALLTGGLLYISCATAMGLLMSTFTRSQIAAVFGTAIVTLIPAIQFSGLIYPVASLEGFGRVVGQLYPTSHFLIISRGVFSKALGFSELYGYFIPLLITIPLLLALCTGLLKKQEA, encoded by the coding sequence CTTAGAAATCCCAGCGCAACGCATGGTCGGTTTGATCGGCCCGGATGGCGTCGGCAAGTCCGGCTTGCTGGCGCTCATTGCCGGCGCACGGAAAATCCAGAGCGGGCAAATCGAGGTGCTCGGTGGCGACATGGCCAGCCGCAAGCACCGCCGGCAGGTGTGCCCGCAGATTGCCTACATGCCCCAAGGGCTGGGTAAGAATCTCTACCCAACGCTCTCGGTCATCGAGAACTTGGACTTCTTCGGTCGCCTGTTTGGCCAAGCCGACGCTGAGCGCAAAACTCGCATTGATGAGCTGCTGCGTAGCACCGGCTTGAGCCCGTTTGGTGAGCGGCCGGCCGGCAAGCTGTCCGGCGGTATGAAGCAAAAACTCGGGCTGTGCTGCGCACTGATTCACGACCCTGATTTGTTGATCCTTGATGAGCCCACCACCGGCGTCGATCCGCTATCACGCAACCAGTTCTGGGCGTTGATCGAGCGCATCCGCACCCAACGCCCAAACATGAGCGTGCTGGTGGCCACCGCTTACATGGAAGAAGCCGAGCGCTTTGACCATCTGATCGCCATGGATGAAGGCGCCGTACTGGCCACCGGCAGCCCGACTGAACTGCTGGCCAAGACTGAATGCGAGAACTTAGAGCAAGCGTTTATCGCCTTGCTGCCAGAAGCCAAGCGCAGCGGGCACACGACGTTAGTCATCCCACCGCGCCCGAGCGGGCACCAAGAAGTTGCCATTGAAGCCCGTGGCCTGACGATGCGCTTTGGCGATTTTGTCGCCGTTGATAACGCTGATTTCCGTATCGAGCGCGGCGAGATTTTCGGCTTTCTGGGTTCCAACGGCTGCGGCAAAACCACCACCATGAAAATGCTCACCGGTTTGCTCGCCGCCAGCGAAGGTGAAGCCCTGCTGTTCGGCCAAACGGTGGACGCCAAGGACATGGCTACGCGCAAGCGGGTTGGCTATATGTCGCAATCATTCTCGCTTTACAGTGAACTGAGCGTGCGCCAGAACTTAGTGCTGCACGCGCAATTGTTTCACGTGCCAACCGAGGACATCGCCGCACGGGTGAAGACAATGGCTGAGCGCTTCAGCCTTGGTAGCGTCATGGAGCAGCTGCCCGAGCGCCTGCCGCTGGGTATTCGCCAGCGCTTATCGCTGGCGGTGGCGATGATCCATCAGCCGGAAATTCTTATCCTCGATGAGCCCACCTCAGGCGTCGACCCGATTGCTCGCGATGTGTTTTGGCAGCTGATGCTCAACCTGTCGCGTAATGACGGCGTGACTATTTTCATCTCCACCCATTTTATGAACGAGGCGCTGCGCTGCGACCGCATCTCCTTGATGCATGCCGGCAAGGTGCTGGACAGCGGCACGCCTAAAGAGCTGATGGCTAAGCGCGACCTGCCGACCTTAGAGGCAACCTTCGTTGCCTACCTGCAAGATGCCGTCGGCGAACCTGAGCAACCGCCTGCAGCCGAGGCCAACGCCGCCACGCCTGAGCAGGCAGCGGGCTCGGCGAAACGTAAACGCTTTAGCCTGCTACGCCTATTCAGCTACACCCGCCGGGAAACGCTGGAACTGCGCCGTGACCCGATTCGCGGCAGCATGGCCTTACTCGGCAGTTTGCTGTTGCTGTTTATTATCGGCTACGGCATCAGCCTGGACGTCGAAGACCTTACTTATGCGGTGCTCGACCGCGACCAGACCACCACCAGCCAAACCTACGCCCTGAACCTGGCCGGTTCGCGCTACTTTCTTGAGCAACCGCCTCTGCATAATTACGACGAATTAGAGCGACGTATGCGCAGCGGCGAGATCAGCCTAGCGGTGGAAATCCCACCTAATTATGGCCGCGACCTGAAGCGTGGCGCCGTGCCGCAGATTGGTATGTGGCTGGACGGTGCCATGCCGATGCGCGCCGAAACCATCAAAGGCTATGTGATGGGCCTGCATGCCAGCTACTTGCAGGAATTAGCCCGCAAAAACAGCGCTTCCAGCAAAAGCAGCCTGCCGACGCTTGAGGTGCGCTACCGCTATAACCCCGACGTTGAAAGCCTTAACGCCATGGTGCCAGCGGTCATTCCGCTGCTACTGATGCTGATTCCGGCCATGCTCACGGCCCTTGGCGTAGTCCGTGAAAAAGAGCTGGGCTCGATCATCAACCTCTATGTCACACCGGTCACCCGGCTGGAGTTTTTGCTCGGCAAGCAACTGCCCTATATCGCGTTGGGCATGCTCAATTTCATTTTGTTGGTGATCGCCGCCGTCTTTGTCTTTGACGTGCCGCTCAAGGGCAGCCTGCTGGCTCTGCTGACCGGCGGCTTGCTGTACATCAGCTGCGCCACCGCCATGGGTCTGCTGATGTCGACCTTTACTCGCAGCCAGATCGCGGCGGTATTCGGCACCGCTATTGTCACCCTGATTCCGGCCATACAATTCTCTGGGCTGATCTACCCAGTGGCATCACTGGAAGGCTTTGGCCGGGTGGTTGGCCAGCTGTACCCGACGTCGCATTTTCTGATTATCAGCCGCGGGGTATTTTCCAAAGCGCTGGGCTTTAGTGAGCTGTACGGTTATTTCATCCCCCTGCTGATCACTATTCCGCTCTTGCTGGCGCTGTGCACCGGCCTGCTGAAGAAACAGGAGGCTTGA